The Camelus bactrianus isolate YW-2024 breed Bactrian camel chromosome 12, ASM4877302v1, whole genome shotgun sequence genome includes a window with the following:
- the DENND6B gene encoding protein DENND6B isoform X6: MDAGPGAAPHPARGRPGAPSSATRAPGAPWARFSAWLECVCVVTFDLELGQALELVYPSDSRLTDKEVGPALWERTSPGEQALTRFPVFQKSSICYLSFPDSHSGCLGDTQFSFRIRQCGGQRHLWHPDDRHCDSGVPVSLQREPAHYFGYVYFRQVKDSSVKRGYFQKALLSLIAPEYFDKLVPCLEAVCSEIDQWPDPMPGQTLNLPVMGVVLQVHIPSRADKPESSPPKQCGHENLLPAPVVLSSVHELDLFRCFQPVLAHVQMLWELMLLGEPLVVLAPSPAVSSEMVLALTSCLQPLKFCCDYRPYFTVHDSEFKEFTTRTQAPPNVVLGVTNPFFIKTLQHWPHILRIGEPRMSGDLPKQVKLKKPSRLKTLDTKPGLYTAYTAHLHRDKALLRRLLKGLQRERPSDLLSALLRRHLLELTQSFIIPLEHYMASLMPLQKSITPWKVLSRTPPQIRPFRQDDFLRSLEHSGPQLTCMLKGDWLGLYRRFFKSPHFDGWYRQRHKEMAQKLEALHLEAICEAQNIEIWMKDKSEVEVVDLVLKLRERLVRAQGHQLPVKEATLKRARLYIETVVRSLPTDLQVVLCSP; the protein is encoded by the exons CTGGTGTACCCCAGCGACTCCCGGCTCACGGACAAGGAGGTGGGTCCTGCCCTTTGGGAACGGACATCGCCTGGGGAGCAGGCCCTCACCCGGTTTCCTGTGTTTCAGAAAAGTAGCATCTGCTACTTGTCCTTTCCTGACTCCCACTCAG gctgcctcGGGGACACTCAGTTCAGCTTCCGCATTCGTCAGTGTGGAGGGCAACGGCACCTCTGGCACCCAGATGACAGGCACTGTGACAGCGGGGTCCCCGTGTCTCTGCAG AGGGAGCCTGCACACTACTTTGGCTACGTGTACTTCAGACAAGTGAAGGACAGCTCCGTGAAGAGGGGCTACTTCCAGAAG GCACTGCTGAGCCTGATTGCCCCTGAGTACTTCGACAAGCTGGTGCCCTGTCTGGAAGCGG TGTGCAGTGAGATTGACCAGTGGCCAGACCCTATGCCTGGGCAGACCCTGAACCTGCCTGTCATGGGAGTCGTCCTCCAG GTGCACATCCCATCCAGGGCAGACAAGCCAGAATCCAGTCCTCCAAAGCAGTGCGGCCATGAG AACCTGCTCCCAGCCCCCGTGGTCCTCAGCAGTGTCCACGAACTGGACCTGTTCAG GTGCTTCCAGCCCGTGCTGGCCCACGTGCAGATGCTGTGGGAGCTCATGCTCCTCGGGGAGCCGCTGGTGGTCCTGGCACCCTCACCTGCCGTGTCCTCGGAGATGGTGCTGGCCTTGACCAG CTGCCTGCAGCCCCTCAAGTTCTGCTGCGACTACCGCCCTTACTTCACCGTCCACGACAGTGAGTTCAAGGAGTTCACGACGCGCACGCAGGCCCC accAAACGTGGTCCTGGGGGTCACAAACCCTTTCTTTATCAAAACACTCCAGCATTGGCCCCACATCCTCCGCATCGGGGAGCCCAGGATGTCAG GGGACCTTCCTAAGCAGGTCAAGCTGAAAAAGCCCTCAAGGCTGAAGACCCTGGACACCAAGCCAG gcctctACACGGCGTACACGGCCCACCTCCACCGAGACAAGGCTCTGCTCAGACGGCTGCTGAAG ggccTGCAGAGGGAGCGGCCTTCAGACCTGCTGAGCGCCCTGCTGAGGAGGCACCTCCTGGAGCTGACGCAGAGCTTCATCATCCCTCTg gagcactaCATGGCAAGCCTCATGCCCCTGCAGAAGAGCATCACGCCCTGGAAGGTGTTgtccagg ACCCCTCCCCAGATCCGCCCCTTCCGCCAGGATGACTTCCTGCGTAGCCTGGAGCACTcagggccccagctcacctgcatGCTTAAGGGCGACTGGCTGGGCCTCTACAG GCGGTTTTTCAAGTCCCCCCATTTTGATGGCTGGTACCGGCAGCGGCACAAAGAGATGGCCCAGAAGCTGGAGGCCTTGCACCTCGAGGCCATTTGTGAGGCG CAGAACATTGAGATCTGGATGAAGGACAAGTCCGAGGTGGAGGTCGTGGACCTGGTCTTGAAACTTCGGGAGAGGCTG GTTCGGGCACAGGGCCACCAGCTTCCTGTGAAGGAGGCAACGCTGAAGCGGGCACGGCTGTACATCGAGACGGTCGTCCGCTCTCTGCCCACGGACCTGCAGGTGGTCCTGTGCTCTCCCTAG
- the DENND6B gene encoding protein DENND6B isoform X7 has product MDAGPGAAPHPARGRPGAPSSATRAPGAPWARFSAWLECVCVVTFDLELGQALELVYPSDSRLTDKEKSSICYLSFPDSHSGCLGDTQFSFRIRQCGGQRHLWHPDDRHCDSGVPVSLQREPAHYFGYVYFRQVKDSSVKRGYFQKSLVLVSRLPFVRLFQALLSLIAPEYFDKLVPCLEAVCSEIDQWPDPMPGQTLNLPVMGVVLQVHIPSRADKPESSPPKQCGHENLLPAPVVLSSVHELDLFRCFQPVLAHVQMLWELMLLGEPLVVLAPSPAVSSEMVLALTSCLQPLKFCCDYRPYFTVHDSEFKEFTTRTQAPPNVVLGVTNPFFIKTLQHWPHILRIGEPRMSGDLPKQVKLKKPSRLKTLDTKPGLYTAYTAHLHRDKALLRRLLKGLQRERPSDLLSALLRRHLLELTQSFIIPLEHYMASLMPLQKSITPWKVLSRTPPQIRPFRQDDFLRSLEHSGPQLTCMLKGDWLGLYRRFFKSPHFDGWYRQRHKEMAQKLEALHLEAICEAQNIEIWMKDKSEVEVVDLVLKLRERLVRAQGHQLPVKEATLKRARLYIETVVRSLPTDLQVVLCSP; this is encoded by the exons CTGGTGTACCCCAGCGACTCCCGGCTCACGGACAAGGAG AAAAGTAGCATCTGCTACTTGTCCTTTCCTGACTCCCACTCAG gctgcctcGGGGACACTCAGTTCAGCTTCCGCATTCGTCAGTGTGGAGGGCAACGGCACCTCTGGCACCCAGATGACAGGCACTGTGACAGCGGGGTCCCCGTGTCTCTGCAG AGGGAGCCTGCACACTACTTTGGCTACGTGTACTTCAGACAAGTGAAGGACAGCTCCGTGAAGAGGGGCTACTTCCAGAAG TCTCTGGTGCTGGTGTCCCGCCTGCCCTTTGTCCGGCTCTTCCAGGCACTGCTGAGCCTGATTGCCCCTGAGTACTTCGACAAGCTGGTGCCCTGTCTGGAAGCGG TGTGCAGTGAGATTGACCAGTGGCCAGACCCTATGCCTGGGCAGACCCTGAACCTGCCTGTCATGGGAGTCGTCCTCCAG GTGCACATCCCATCCAGGGCAGACAAGCCAGAATCCAGTCCTCCAAAGCAGTGCGGCCATGAG AACCTGCTCCCAGCCCCCGTGGTCCTCAGCAGTGTCCACGAACTGGACCTGTTCAG GTGCTTCCAGCCCGTGCTGGCCCACGTGCAGATGCTGTGGGAGCTCATGCTCCTCGGGGAGCCGCTGGTGGTCCTGGCACCCTCACCTGCCGTGTCCTCGGAGATGGTGCTGGCCTTGACCAG CTGCCTGCAGCCCCTCAAGTTCTGCTGCGACTACCGCCCTTACTTCACCGTCCACGACAGTGAGTTCAAGGAGTTCACGACGCGCACGCAGGCCCC accAAACGTGGTCCTGGGGGTCACAAACCCTTTCTTTATCAAAACACTCCAGCATTGGCCCCACATCCTCCGCATCGGGGAGCCCAGGATGTCAG GGGACCTTCCTAAGCAGGTCAAGCTGAAAAAGCCCTCAAGGCTGAAGACCCTGGACACCAAGCCAG gcctctACACGGCGTACACGGCCCACCTCCACCGAGACAAGGCTCTGCTCAGACGGCTGCTGAAG ggccTGCAGAGGGAGCGGCCTTCAGACCTGCTGAGCGCCCTGCTGAGGAGGCACCTCCTGGAGCTGACGCAGAGCTTCATCATCCCTCTg gagcactaCATGGCAAGCCTCATGCCCCTGCAGAAGAGCATCACGCCCTGGAAGGTGTTgtccagg ACCCCTCCCCAGATCCGCCCCTTCCGCCAGGATGACTTCCTGCGTAGCCTGGAGCACTcagggccccagctcacctgcatGCTTAAGGGCGACTGGCTGGGCCTCTACAG GCGGTTTTTCAAGTCCCCCCATTTTGATGGCTGGTACCGGCAGCGGCACAAAGAGATGGCCCAGAAGCTGGAGGCCTTGCACCTCGAGGCCATTTGTGAGGCG CAGAACATTGAGATCTGGATGAAGGACAAGTCCGAGGTGGAGGTCGTGGACCTGGTCTTGAAACTTCGGGAGAGGCTG GTTCGGGCACAGGGCCACCAGCTTCCTGTGAAGGAGGCAACGCTGAAGCGGGCACGGCTGTACATCGAGACGGTCGTCCGCTCTCTGCCCACGGACCTGCAGGTGGTCCTGTGCTCTCCCTAG
- the DENND6B gene encoding protein DENND6B isoform X4 produces the protein MDAGPGAAPHPARGRPGAPSSATRAPGAPWARFSAWLECVCVVTFDLELGQALELVYPSDSRLTDKEVGPALWERTSPGEQALTRFPVFQKSSICYLSFPDSHSGCLGDTQFSFRIRQCGGQRHLWHPDDRHCDSGVPVSLQREPAHYFGYVYFRQVKDSSVKRGYFQKSLVLVSRLPFVRLFQALLSLIAPEYFDKLVPCLEAVCSEIDQWPDPMPGQTLNLPVMGVVLQVHIPSRADKPESSPPKQCGHENLLPAPVVLSSVHELDLFRCFQPVLAHVQMLWELMLLGEPLVVLAPSPAVSSEMVLALTSCLQPLKFCCDYRPYFTVHDSEFKEFTTRTQAPPNVVLGVTNPFFIKTLQHWPHILRIGEPRMSGDLPKQVKLKKPSRLKTLDTKPGLYTAYTAHLHRDKALLRRLLKGLQRERPSDLLSALLRRHLLELTQSFIIPLVRPGEGGHGGAGAEAQAYPPPPTGALHGKPHAPAEEHHALEGQRNGATWRGSRSSSPGRATLGSVPGGPLPRSAPSARMTSCVAWSTQGPSSPACLRATGWASTGGFSSPPILMAGTGSGTKRWPRSWRPCTSRPFVRRRTLRSG, from the exons CTGGTGTACCCCAGCGACTCCCGGCTCACGGACAAGGAGGTGGGTCCTGCCCTTTGGGAACGGACATCGCCTGGGGAGCAGGCCCTCACCCGGTTTCCTGTGTTTCAGAAAAGTAGCATCTGCTACTTGTCCTTTCCTGACTCCCACTCAG gctgcctcGGGGACACTCAGTTCAGCTTCCGCATTCGTCAGTGTGGAGGGCAACGGCACCTCTGGCACCCAGATGACAGGCACTGTGACAGCGGGGTCCCCGTGTCTCTGCAG AGGGAGCCTGCACACTACTTTGGCTACGTGTACTTCAGACAAGTGAAGGACAGCTCCGTGAAGAGGGGCTACTTCCAGAAG TCTCTGGTGCTGGTGTCCCGCCTGCCCTTTGTCCGGCTCTTCCAGGCACTGCTGAGCCTGATTGCCCCTGAGTACTTCGACAAGCTGGTGCCCTGTCTGGAAGCGG TGTGCAGTGAGATTGACCAGTGGCCAGACCCTATGCCTGGGCAGACCCTGAACCTGCCTGTCATGGGAGTCGTCCTCCAG GTGCACATCCCATCCAGGGCAGACAAGCCAGAATCCAGTCCTCCAAAGCAGTGCGGCCATGAG AACCTGCTCCCAGCCCCCGTGGTCCTCAGCAGTGTCCACGAACTGGACCTGTTCAG GTGCTTCCAGCCCGTGCTGGCCCACGTGCAGATGCTGTGGGAGCTCATGCTCCTCGGGGAGCCGCTGGTGGTCCTGGCACCCTCACCTGCCGTGTCCTCGGAGATGGTGCTGGCCTTGACCAG CTGCCTGCAGCCCCTCAAGTTCTGCTGCGACTACCGCCCTTACTTCACCGTCCACGACAGTGAGTTCAAGGAGTTCACGACGCGCACGCAGGCCCC accAAACGTGGTCCTGGGGGTCACAAACCCTTTCTTTATCAAAACACTCCAGCATTGGCCCCACATCCTCCGCATCGGGGAGCCCAGGATGTCAG GGGACCTTCCTAAGCAGGTCAAGCTGAAAAAGCCCTCAAGGCTGAAGACCCTGGACACCAAGCCAG gcctctACACGGCGTACACGGCCCACCTCCACCGAGACAAGGCTCTGCTCAGACGGCTGCTGAAG ggccTGCAGAGGGAGCGGCCTTCAGACCTGCTGAGCGCCCTGCTGAGGAGGCACCTCCTGGAGCTGACGCAGAGCTTCATCATCCCTCTggtgaggcctggggaggggggccacggcggggcgggggctgaggcccaggcttaccctcctccccccacaggagcactaCATGGCAAGCCTCATGCCCCTGCAGAAGAGCATCACGCCCTGGAAG GACAGAGAAATGGGGCCACATGGAGGGGCTCAAGGTCCTCCTCTCCGGGAAGGGCCACCCTAGGATCTGTCCCAGGAGG ACCCCTCCCCAGATCCGCCCCTTCCGCCAGGATGACTTCCTGCGTAGCCTGGAGCACTcagggccccagctcacctgcatGCTTAAGGGCGACTGGCTGGGCCTCTACAG GCGGTTTTTCAAGTCCCCCCATTTTGATGGCTGGTACCGGCAGCGGCACAAAGAGATGGCCCAGAAGCTGGAGGCCTTGCACCTCGAGGCCATTTGTGAGGCG CAGAACATTGAGATCTGGATGA
- the DENND6B gene encoding protein DENND6B isoform X5 has translation MDAGPGAAPHPARGRPGAPSSATRAPGAPWARFSAWLECVCVVTFDLELGQALELVYPSDSRLTDKEVGPALWERTSPGEQALTRFPVFQKSSICYLSFPDSHSGCLGDTQFSFRIRQCGGQRHLWHPDDRHCDSGVPVSLQREPAHYFGYVYFRQVKDSSVKRGYFQKSLVLVSRLPFVRLFQALLSLIAPEYFDKLVPCLEAVCSEIDQWPDPMPGQTLNLPVMGVVLQVHIPSRADKPESSPPKQCGHENLLPAPVVLSSVHELDLFRCFQPVLAHVQMLWELMLLGEPLVVLAPSPAVSSEMVLALTSCLQPLKFCCDYRPYFTVHDSEFKEFTTRTQAPPNVVLGVTNPFFIKTLQHWPHILRIGEPRMSGDLPKQVKLKKPSRLKTLDTKPGLYTAYTAHLHRDKALLRRLLKGLQRERPSDLLSALLRRHLLELTQSFIIPLVRPGEGGHGGAGAEAQAYPPPPTGALHGKPHAPAEEHHALEGQRNGATWRGSRSSSPGRATLGSVPGGPLPRSAPSARMTSCVAWSTQGPSSPACLRATGWASTGGFSSPPILMAGTGSGTKRWPRSWRPCTSRPFVRRTLRSG, from the exons CTGGTGTACCCCAGCGACTCCCGGCTCACGGACAAGGAGGTGGGTCCTGCCCTTTGGGAACGGACATCGCCTGGGGAGCAGGCCCTCACCCGGTTTCCTGTGTTTCAGAAAAGTAGCATCTGCTACTTGTCCTTTCCTGACTCCCACTCAG gctgcctcGGGGACACTCAGTTCAGCTTCCGCATTCGTCAGTGTGGAGGGCAACGGCACCTCTGGCACCCAGATGACAGGCACTGTGACAGCGGGGTCCCCGTGTCTCTGCAG AGGGAGCCTGCACACTACTTTGGCTACGTGTACTTCAGACAAGTGAAGGACAGCTCCGTGAAGAGGGGCTACTTCCAGAAG TCTCTGGTGCTGGTGTCCCGCCTGCCCTTTGTCCGGCTCTTCCAGGCACTGCTGAGCCTGATTGCCCCTGAGTACTTCGACAAGCTGGTGCCCTGTCTGGAAGCGG TGTGCAGTGAGATTGACCAGTGGCCAGACCCTATGCCTGGGCAGACCCTGAACCTGCCTGTCATGGGAGTCGTCCTCCAG GTGCACATCCCATCCAGGGCAGACAAGCCAGAATCCAGTCCTCCAAAGCAGTGCGGCCATGAG AACCTGCTCCCAGCCCCCGTGGTCCTCAGCAGTGTCCACGAACTGGACCTGTTCAG GTGCTTCCAGCCCGTGCTGGCCCACGTGCAGATGCTGTGGGAGCTCATGCTCCTCGGGGAGCCGCTGGTGGTCCTGGCACCCTCACCTGCCGTGTCCTCGGAGATGGTGCTGGCCTTGACCAG CTGCCTGCAGCCCCTCAAGTTCTGCTGCGACTACCGCCCTTACTTCACCGTCCACGACAGTGAGTTCAAGGAGTTCACGACGCGCACGCAGGCCCC accAAACGTGGTCCTGGGGGTCACAAACCCTTTCTTTATCAAAACACTCCAGCATTGGCCCCACATCCTCCGCATCGGGGAGCCCAGGATGTCAG GGGACCTTCCTAAGCAGGTCAAGCTGAAAAAGCCCTCAAGGCTGAAGACCCTGGACACCAAGCCAG gcctctACACGGCGTACACGGCCCACCTCCACCGAGACAAGGCTCTGCTCAGACGGCTGCTGAAG ggccTGCAGAGGGAGCGGCCTTCAGACCTGCTGAGCGCCCTGCTGAGGAGGCACCTCCTGGAGCTGACGCAGAGCTTCATCATCCCTCTggtgaggcctggggaggggggccacggcggggcgggggctgaggcccaggcttaccctcctccccccacaggagcactaCATGGCAAGCCTCATGCCCCTGCAGAAGAGCATCACGCCCTGGAAG GACAGAGAAATGGGGCCACATGGAGGGGCTCAAGGTCCTCCTCTCCGGGAAGGGCCACCCTAGGATCTGTCCCAGGAGG ACCCCTCCCCAGATCCGCCCCTTCCGCCAGGATGACTTCCTGCGTAGCCTGGAGCACTcagggccccagctcacctgcatGCTTAAGGGCGACTGGCTGGGCCTCTACAG GCGGTTTTTCAAGTCCCCCCATTTTGATGGCTGGTACCGGCAGCGGCACAAAGAGATGGCCCAGAAGCTGGAGGCCTTGCACCTCGAGGCCATTTGTGAGGCG AACATTGAGATCTGGATGA